The Anoxybacillus flavithermus genome has a segment encoding these proteins:
- a CDS encoding DNA polymerase III subunit alpha — protein sequence MSFIHLQVRSGYSLLSSTVKIEELVTRARELQFPAIALTDENVLYGVMPFYEACQAHGIKPIIGMMATIMDEHGHPDQLVLLAKNNDGYRQLVHIATAIQMNDGKGISLLDFSHHTSELIGMTSGVYGRVEQHLLNGEIEQAEAIVQTYAKLFQRGDFYINVQRHGLQEQEHLLSLLFEHSKRWDIPLVATNDVRYIYKEDTLAFECLLAMKHGKKMVDPNRPRLATNEYHLKSAHEMAALFSSGYEAVEETVRIAQRCHVTFESKRWFMPRYPVPSGKTADEYLQTWCWEQFTKRFPDRPKAYVARLQYELQIIQQMNFSDYFLIVADFVRFARERGILTGPGRGSAAGSIVAYILGITQVDPLQYGLLFERFLNPARLSLPDIDIDFPDDRREEVIRYIEQKYGTDHVAQIVTFGTFGMRSAIREVGRVFDVDEREIQQTLATGSFDRTLPWHYVAQRIEGLPKHTSVHAAGIVISPRPLTDIIPLQSGQTTTYVTQYAMDALERLGLLKFDLLALKNLTMIEQMIQSIEQRTGHRLSFENMPIDDQKTYALLSRGDTFGVFQLESEGMKRILRELQPTTFEDIVAVNALFRPGPMEQIPTYIARKHGREPIHYMHDDLQSILQSTYGVIVYQEQIMKIAEQMAKFSLAQADLLRRAISKKDVGQMEKEKKHFIEGCIQNGYDAHLANELYELIVRFAGYGFNRSHAVAYSYIAYMLAYIKAHYPLDFYAAVLTNVSGQKEKMMQCVHELRSKKIRLLPPSIARSEGHFTVDDNGIRFGLLAIKQVNAAFVKQMVRERQKRPFSDFFDFVSRLRMESSQKKVIEALIFSGCFDEFHIERATLYASIDVAIEHAELMNFSLHVQPKYVHAEPLSLIDQLKYEKQWLNVYVSPHPVESFSHFYSMWGAKRMYEWTKENVNHGKVIVYVEEVTRKRTKKGEEMAFVTICDDSDEWQAVVFPTSYRRFHDLLQQGSILYMEGKIEQRSSGWHLIVQQVRKPVCVYIKIDEQHASPVVLKQLKDVLTAHRGHAPVILYYETERKKVQLSHEYAVSPNDVCIRQLVTLLGDGNVAVK from the coding sequence TTGTCGTTTATCCATCTACAAGTGCGGAGTGGTTATAGCTTATTAAGTAGCACAGTCAAAATAGAGGAACTTGTCACGCGCGCACGTGAACTCCAATTTCCAGCCATCGCTTTAACAGATGAAAACGTCCTATATGGCGTTATGCCTTTTTATGAGGCGTGTCAAGCGCATGGAATTAAGCCAATTATCGGCATGATGGCAACGATTATGGATGAACATGGTCATCCGGATCAGCTTGTGTTGTTAGCAAAAAATAACGACGGGTATCGTCAACTTGTCCATATTGCTACAGCCATTCAAATGAATGATGGAAAGGGCATTTCTTTGCTTGATTTCTCACATCATACGAGCGAACTCATCGGTATGACAAGTGGGGTATACGGTCGGGTGGAGCAACATTTATTGAACGGCGAAATAGAGCAAGCAGAGGCGATCGTTCAAACGTATGCGAAGCTGTTTCAACGTGGCGACTTTTATATAAACGTGCAGCGACATGGCTTACAAGAACAAGAGCATTTGTTGTCACTACTTTTTGAACATAGTAAACGATGGGACATCCCGCTCGTGGCAACAAACGATGTGCGTTACATATATAAAGAAGATACGCTTGCTTTTGAATGTTTGCTTGCAATGAAACACGGAAAGAAAATGGTTGACCCGAACCGTCCTCGCTTGGCAACAAATGAATATCATTTGAAAAGTGCTCACGAAATGGCCGCGTTATTTTCAAGTGGTTACGAAGCGGTCGAGGAGACGGTACGCATTGCGCAGCGATGTCATGTGACGTTTGAGTCTAAAAGATGGTTTATGCCGCGCTATCCTGTTCCTTCTGGGAAAACGGCTGACGAATATTTGCAAACGTGGTGTTGGGAGCAATTCACGAAACGGTTTCCTGATCGACCAAAAGCATATGTCGCTCGATTGCAATATGAACTGCAAATCATTCAACAGATGAATTTTAGTGACTACTTTTTAATTGTTGCTGATTTTGTTCGTTTTGCTCGTGAACGAGGCATATTAACGGGGCCGGGACGTGGATCAGCCGCTGGATCGATCGTCGCTTACATACTCGGTATTACCCAAGTCGACCCTCTGCAATATGGGTTATTGTTTGAGCGCTTTTTAAATCCGGCACGTTTATCTCTCCCAGATATTGATATCGATTTTCCAGATGATCGTCGTGAAGAAGTGATTCGTTACATCGAGCAAAAATACGGAACCGATCACGTTGCACAAATTGTGACGTTTGGAACTTTCGGAATGCGTTCTGCTATTCGTGAAGTTGGTCGTGTTTTTGATGTCGATGAACGCGAAATCCAACAAACGCTAGCAACTGGAAGCTTTGATCGTACGCTCCCATGGCACTACGTTGCACAACGAATTGAAGGATTACCGAAGCATACGTCCGTTCATGCTGCCGGTATTGTGATTAGCCCCCGTCCATTAACGGACATCATCCCTCTTCAAAGCGGGCAGACGACAACATATGTGACACAATATGCAATGGATGCGCTTGAACGACTAGGCTTACTAAAATTCGATTTACTTGCGCTTAAAAATTTAACGATGATCGAACAAATGATTCAAAGCATTGAACAACGTACAGGCCATCGTTTGAGTTTTGAAAACATGCCAATTGATGATCAAAAAACGTACGCACTTTTAAGTCGAGGGGATACATTTGGTGTGTTTCAGCTTGAGTCAGAAGGAATGAAGCGGATATTGCGCGAATTACAACCGACAACGTTTGAAGATATTGTTGCAGTGAACGCCTTATTTCGTCCGGGACCGATGGAACAAATTCCAACATATATTGCTCGCAAACATGGCCGTGAACCAATCCATTACATGCATGATGATTTGCAATCGATTTTGCAATCGACATATGGCGTCATCGTGTACCAAGAACAAATTATGAAAATTGCTGAACAAATGGCGAAATTTTCATTAGCTCAGGCAGATTTATTACGTCGAGCAATAAGTAAAAAAGACGTTGGACAAATGGAAAAAGAGAAAAAACACTTCATTGAGGGATGCATACAAAATGGATACGATGCGCATCTCGCAAACGAATTGTATGAGCTTATCGTTCGTTTTGCTGGATATGGGTTTAACCGTAGCCACGCGGTAGCATATAGCTACATCGCATATATGCTCGCGTATATTAAAGCACATTATCCGCTTGATTTTTATGCCGCTGTACTAACAAACGTAAGTGGGCAAAAAGAAAAAATGATGCAGTGTGTACACGAACTTCGGAGCAAAAAAATACGGCTACTCCCTCCTTCCATTGCACGAAGCGAAGGGCACTTTACTGTTGATGATAACGGTATTCGCTTTGGGTTGTTGGCAATTAAGCAAGTGAACGCTGCTTTTGTCAAACAAATGGTTCGCGAGCGTCAAAAACGTCCATTTTCCGATTTTTTTGATTTTGTTTCACGGCTACGTATGGAATCTTCACAAAAAAAAGTGATCGAGGCGCTTATTTTTTCAGGTTGTTTTGACGAGTTTCATATTGAACGTGCCACCCTTTACGCAAGCATTGATGTTGCGATTGAGCATGCGGAGTTGATGAATTTCTCTCTTCATGTACAGCCAAAATACGTTCATGCTGAGCCGTTATCGCTTATCGATCAACTAAAATATGAAAAACAATGGCTGAACGTATACGTGTCCCCACATCCTGTTGAATCATTTTCACATTTTTATTCGATGTGGGGAGCAAAGCGCATGTATGAATGGACGAAAGAAAATGTGAATCATGGCAAAGTAATTGTATATGTTGAGGAGGTGACGAGAAAACGGACGAAAAAAGGGGAAGAAATGGCGTTTGTTACAATTTGTGATGATAGTGATGAATGGCAAGCGGTCGTATTTCCGACGAGTTATCGGCGGTTTCATGATTTATTGCAACAAGGAAGCATACTGTATATGGAAGGAAAAATAGAGCAGCGATCGAGCGGGTGGCATCTCATTGTACAACAAGTGAGAAAACCAGTATGTGTGTATATCAAAATTGATGAACAGCATGCGTCGCCAGTTGTGTTAAAGCAGTTGAAGGATGTGCTAACCGCTCATCGTGGACATGCACCTGTCATTTTGTATTATGAAACGGAACGAAAAAAAGTACAGCTTTCCCATGAATACGCGGTGTCTCCAAACGATGTATGCATTCGGCAATTAGTAACATTGCTCGGGGATGGGAATGTTGCAGTGAAATAA
- a CDS encoding sporulation protein — translation MRVPPYTRDPGWQRFFAGAAIGALISWIVFSQIFGILQEKQVRLLKMQQEIIAQLKHDLNIWQQDYIQLNKENKKRLTIQSIDVKVINAKSYGIDTYTTFRMEEDIKKDIQHITAKDIETVYKSRELLKKAIENKTYIIDNRTYHLDIETILFFTHISIELKLKQQ, via the coding sequence ATGAGAGTTCCACCGTACACACGCGATCCAGGCTGGCAACGCTTTTTCGCTGGAGCGGCAATTGGTGCACTTATCAGTTGGATCGTTTTCTCACAAATCTTTGGCATTTTACAAGAAAAACAAGTGCGCCTGCTCAAAATGCAACAAGAAATTATTGCGCAATTAAAACATGATTTGAACATTTGGCAACAAGATTACATTCAGCTAAACAAAGAAAATAAAAAGCGACTAACAATCCAATCCATTGATGTAAAAGTGATCAATGCCAAATCTTATGGCATCGACACGTATACAACTTTTCGCATGGAAGAAGATATAAAAAAAGACATTCAACATATCACCGCAAAAGATATTGAAACGGTATATAAAAGTAGAGAGCTATTAAAAAAAGCAATTGAAAATAAAACGTACATCATCGACAATCGAACGTACCATCTCGATATCGAAACGATTTTATTTTTCACTCATATATCTATTGAACTAAAATTAAAGCAACAGTAG
- a CDS encoding GntR family transcriptional regulator produces the protein MQVSMNMTTSKVYIETFWQIHRMIEEAGLQPGDRLPSERELADRLGVGRSSVREALRALELLGLIETRRGEGTFMKPFGDHQLIQLLGSFILQGNREKRDLIETKVLIERICLQLTCERLTDEKLERIKREEHTYHSFFRRIVEATDNDLLLRIWLVLADFFKHVYTLTLPSEFYEQMWVALRKRSCEEAIAVYEQYVMQKMSKEN, from the coding sequence TTGCAGGTGAGCATGAACATGACTACTTCTAAAGTGTACATCGAAACATTTTGGCAAATTCATCGCATGATTGAAGAAGCAGGTCTTCAACCAGGTGATCGGCTTCCATCTGAACGAGAGCTAGCCGACCGATTAGGAGTCGGACGCTCTTCTGTTCGTGAAGCGTTGCGGGCGTTAGAGTTGCTCGGATTAATTGAAACGCGTCGCGGGGAAGGAACGTTTATGAAACCGTTTGGTGACCATCAGCTCATTCAGCTTCTCGGCTCGTTTATTTTACAAGGAAATCGGGAAAAACGAGATTTAATCGAAACAAAAGTTCTTATCGAACGAATATGTTTGCAGCTTACTTGTGAACGACTGACGGATGAGAAGCTTGAGCGTATCAAACGGGAGGAACATACGTATCATTCATTTTTTCGGCGAATTGTAGAAGCGACGGATAACGATTTGCTGTTGCGCATTTGGCTCGTATTAGCCGACTTTTTTAAACACGTCTATACGTTGACTCTCCCTTCCGAATTTTATGAACAAATGTGGGTGGCATTACGAAAACGGTCGTGTGAAGAAGCAATAGCGGTGTATGAACAATACGTGATGCAAAAAATGTCGAAAGAGAACTGA
- a CDS encoding sporulation protein, with translation MEIKTAFLPAFIQSYFIALGVLVGGALIGGFGAFLSGEPPLTMMYRFASSLKIWALIAAIGGTFDTFYSMERGFFQGETRDVIKQFLLILSATGGAQTGMTFIRWFTQEHGA, from the coding sequence ATGGAGATAAAAACAGCGTTTTTACCTGCTTTTATTCAAAGCTATTTCATTGCTTTAGGCGTGTTAGTTGGAGGGGCACTCATCGGGGGATTCGGGGCTTTTTTGTCTGGTGAACCGCCGCTGACGATGATGTATCGCTTTGCGAGCAGTTTGAAAATTTGGGCGTTAATTGCAGCCATTGGTGGTACGTTTGATACGTTTTACAGCATGGAACGCGGATTTTTCCAAGGGGAAACGCGTGATGTCATTAAACAATTTTTACTTATTTTATCGGCAACTGGCGGGGCACAAACAGGTATGACATTCATTCGCTGGTTTACACAGGAGCATGGCGCATGA
- a CDS encoding NAD-dependent malic enzyme has product MSLFEEALRMHKRYQGKLEVKAKVPLKNAYDLSLAYSPGVAEPCKVIHQEPSKIYDYTLKANTVAVVSNGSAVLGLGNIGAEAALPVMEGKAVLFKSFAGVDAFPICLNTSDAEQIIQTVKLLESTFGGINLEDIAAPHCFIIEERLKQELNIPVFHDDQHGTAIVTVAGLVNALKLVNKKIEDVRVVINGAGAAGIAIIKLLRCYGVKHMIMCDSKGAIYEGRPYGMNDVKRDVAQWTNDERKSGSLQEVIVGADVFIGVSVAGALTTSMIETMNRDAIIFAMANPTPEIMPEEALQAGATVVGTGRSDYPNQVNNVLAFPGIFRGALDVRAKQINEQMKMAAVEAIANLITEDELRADYVIPAPFDPRVAPAVAAAVAKAAMETGVAQIIVDPKEVERRTRQLAFIAGEHEHDYF; this is encoded by the coding sequence GTGTCGTTGTTTGAAGAAGCGCTCCGTATGCATAAGCGCTATCAAGGAAAACTAGAAGTAAAGGCGAAAGTACCGTTAAAAAATGCTTACGATTTAAGCTTGGCTTATTCTCCCGGTGTAGCAGAACCGTGCAAAGTGATCCATCAAGAACCGAGCAAAATATATGATTATACGTTAAAAGCGAATACAGTAGCTGTCGTATCCAATGGAAGTGCGGTGTTAGGACTTGGGAATATCGGGGCAGAAGCAGCACTGCCAGTCATGGAAGGAAAGGCAGTCCTTTTTAAAAGTTTTGCTGGAGTTGATGCGTTTCCAATTTGTTTAAATACATCAGACGCGGAACAAATCATTCAAACAGTAAAGCTACTTGAGTCGACATTTGGTGGCATTAACTTGGAAGATATCGCGGCCCCGCATTGTTTTATCATCGAAGAACGCTTAAAGCAGGAACTGAACATCCCTGTTTTTCATGATGATCAACACGGAACAGCGATTGTGACCGTTGCAGGTTTAGTGAATGCATTAAAGTTAGTGAATAAAAAAATAGAAGACGTTCGAGTTGTTATTAATGGAGCAGGAGCAGCTGGGATTGCGATTATTAAATTGCTTCGTTGTTACGGAGTGAAGCATATGATCATGTGCGATTCCAAAGGGGCAATTTATGAAGGACGCCCGTACGGGATGAATGACGTGAAGCGAGACGTTGCTCAGTGGACAAACGATGAGAGAAAGTCTGGATCGTTACAGGAAGTGATTGTTGGCGCAGATGTATTCATTGGTGTGTCTGTTGCAGGAGCATTGACAACGAGTATGATTGAAACGATGAATCGCGATGCAATTATTTTCGCGATGGCAAACCCGACGCCAGAAATTATGCCGGAAGAAGCGTTACAAGCAGGTGCAACTGTTGTTGGCACCGGGCGTTCTGATTATCCGAATCAAGTGAATAATGTTTTAGCGTTTCCAGGTATTTTTAGAGGAGCGCTTGATGTGCGCGCTAAACAAATTAATGAACAAATGAAAATGGCAGCCGTTGAGGCGATCGCTAATTTAATTACAGAAGACGAGCTACGTGCGGATTATGTCATTCCCGCTCCATTCGATCCGCGTGTCGCTCCAGCTGTTGCCGCTGCTGTGGCGAAAGCTGCGATGGAAACAGGTGTTGCACAAATTATTGTCGATCCGAAAGAAGTAGAAAGACGGACACGACAATTGGCTTTCATTGCAGGTGAGCATGAACATGACTACTTCTAA
- a CDS encoding acetyl-CoA carboxylase carboxyl transferase subunit beta, whose product MLKDLFSKKKKYATIPSEQAKQDVPEGIMTKCPKCKKIMYTKELVKNLRVCISCGYHHPMSAPERIGCLLDEGTFQEYDRHLLSKNPLEFPQYMEKIEEDREKTKLNEAVVTGEGTINGFPVVIAVMDSRFRMGSMGSVVGEKIARAIERAMEKSVPFIIFTASGGARMQEGVLSLMQMAKTSAALKLFSEQGGLIISVMTHPTTGGVSASFASLGDYNFAEPGALIGFAGRRVIEQTVREELPDDFQTAEFLLKHGQLDAVIPRHELKDTLTNVLDIHQSRGGDEWHTN is encoded by the coding sequence GTGCTGAAAGATTTGTTCTCCAAAAAGAAGAAATATGCTACCATTCCATCTGAACAAGCGAAGCAAGACGTGCCAGAAGGCATTATGACGAAATGTCCAAAATGTAAAAAAATCATGTATACGAAAGAACTAGTGAAAAACTTACGCGTTTGTATATCGTGTGGCTATCATCATCCGATGTCTGCTCCTGAACGAATTGGGTGTTTATTAGATGAAGGAACGTTTCAAGAATACGATCGTCACCTTCTTTCTAAAAACCCGCTCGAATTCCCTCAATATATGGAAAAAATTGAGGAAGATCGCGAAAAAACAAAACTAAATGAAGCAGTCGTGACCGGTGAAGGAACAATAAACGGTTTCCCGGTCGTTATAGCCGTAATGGATTCCCGTTTCCGCATGGGAAGTATGGGATCGGTTGTCGGAGAAAAAATTGCACGTGCCATTGAACGAGCGATGGAAAAATCGGTACCTTTTATTATTTTTACCGCTTCAGGTGGAGCGCGGATGCAAGAAGGTGTATTAAGTTTGATGCAAATGGCGAAGACAAGCGCTGCGTTAAAACTGTTTAGTGAACAAGGCGGGCTTATTATTTCAGTGATGACTCATCCGACAACAGGTGGTGTATCAGCAAGTTTCGCCTCGCTTGGAGATTACAATTTTGCTGAGCCAGGGGCACTCATCGGCTTTGCAGGACGGCGCGTCATTGAACAAACCGTTCGTGAGGAATTGCCAGATGACTTTCAAACAGCGGAGTTTTTATTGAAACACGGACAGCTAGATGCGGTGATTCCACGTCATGAACTAAAAGACACATTAACGAATGTATTAGACATTCACCAATCGCGAGGTGGAGACGAATGGCATACGAATTAG
- a CDS encoding acetyl-CoA carboxylase carboxyl transferase subunit alpha, with translation MAYELEFEKPLVELRKKISELKEFTKHRDVDFSDEINKLEARLEKLENDIYANLSPWDRVQIARHPNRPTTLDYIERLFTNFFECHGDRCFGDDEAIVGGIAKYHGLPVTVIGHQRGKDTKENIRRNFGMPHPEGYRKALRLMKQAEKFGRPIICFIDTKGAYPGKAAEERGQSEAIARNLFEMAGLTVPVVCVVIGEGGSGGALALGVGNYVHMLENSTYSVISPEGAAAILWKDASLAKKAAETMKITAKDLKQLGVIDEIIPEVRGGAHRNVDEQAKYIDDVLKRSLRELLPLHAEQLIAQRYEKYKKIGDFVESQQHVSVM, from the coding sequence ATGGCATACGAATTAGAATTTGAAAAACCACTTGTAGAATTGCGAAAAAAAATTAGTGAATTAAAAGAATTTACAAAGCATCGCGATGTTGACTTTTCCGATGAAATTAATAAATTAGAAGCCCGACTTGAAAAGCTGGAAAACGACATTTATGCAAACTTAAGCCCGTGGGATCGTGTGCAAATTGCGCGCCATCCGAATCGACCGACAACGCTTGATTATATTGAACGGTTGTTTACAAACTTTTTCGAATGTCATGGTGATCGCTGTTTTGGTGATGACGAAGCGATCGTAGGAGGAATTGCAAAATATCACGGATTACCTGTGACTGTCATCGGTCATCAACGTGGGAAAGATACGAAAGAAAATATTCGTCGTAATTTTGGTATGCCCCATCCAGAAGGATATCGAAAAGCGCTTCGTTTAATGAAGCAAGCTGAGAAATTTGGGCGTCCGATTATTTGTTTTATTGATACGAAGGGGGCGTATCCAGGAAAGGCTGCTGAAGAACGGGGGCAAAGCGAAGCAATCGCACGGAACTTATTTGAAATGGCAGGGTTGACAGTTCCAGTTGTATGCGTTGTTATTGGCGAAGGAGGAAGCGGTGGTGCGCTTGCCCTCGGTGTTGGAAACTACGTTCACATGCTTGAAAATTCAACATATTCCGTTATTTCACCAGAAGGAGCAGCAGCAATTTTATGGAAAGATGCATCGCTTGCAAAAAAAGCTGCAGAAACGATGAAAATTACAGCAAAAGATTTAAAACAGCTCGGTGTCATCGATGAAATTATTCCAGAAGTGCGTGGCGGTGCGCATCGAAATGTTGATGAACAAGCGAAATATATTGACGATGTGCTTAAACGTTCCTTGCGTGAATTGCTTCCACTACATGCCGAACAGTTGATTGCGCAGCGATATGAAAAATATAAGAAGATTGGCGACTTTGTTGAATCTCAGCAACATGTGTCGGTTATGTAA